The bacterium genome has a window encoding:
- a CDS encoding DUF2889 domain-containing protein: MKELVHSRDIKIRTYDLGNGKIMVEGRLTDQRHRPRKGESFEGAFLVHDMVARLVVTGPDMKIQKVETQMCSHPRDGCTEVLPWMQRLEGVRITRGFTQRVKELVGNSKGCAHLTSLLITLGPAAVQGYWAAYGVDRKELTPEDPRIRMVVNTCYLWREGGPLLQGLRESQGSKADRDSKK; encoded by the coding sequence GTGAAGGAGCTTGTGCACAGCCGTGACATAAAGATCCGCACATATGATCTGGGCAATGGAAAGATAATGGTGGAGGGCCGTCTCACAGACCAACGCCACAGGCCCAGAAAAGGTGAGAGCTTCGAGGGGGCGTTTCTGGTCCATGACATGGTGGCCCGGCTGGTTGTGACGGGCCCGGATATGAAGATCCAGAAAGTGGAGACCCAAATGTGCAGTCATCCCAGGGATGGTTGCACAGAGGTCCTGCCCTGGATGCAGAGGCTGGAAGGAGTGAGAATCACAAGGGGTTTCACTCAAAGAGTCAAGGAACTGGTTGGAAACAGCAAGGGTTGTGCACACCTTACGAGCCTCCTGATAACCCTTGGGCCTGCAGCGGTTCAGGGTTATTGGGCAGCTTATGGAGTGGATCGAAAAGAGTTGACCCCAGAAGATCCAAGGATCCGCATGGTGGTGAATACCTGCTATCTTTGGAGAGAAGGAGGGCCTCTGTTGCAAGGTCTCAGAGAAAGCCAGGGGAGCAAGGCTGATAGAGACTCAAAGAAGTGA
- the der gene encoding ribosome biogenesis GTPase Der gives MNPVVAIVGRPNTGKSTLFNRISGERKALVDDMPGVTRDRLYSRVSWNGKSFILVDTGGLEPGGQEPLLAQMRAQTQIAIEEADVVVLLLDGASGLTPSDRETAELLRRTSKPVFFVVNKVDGQKQEASVLEFFELGAQRLYTISALHGRGVAEFLDELTCSFPSEQETPSQEGQPTRVAVVGRPNVGKSSLVNRLCNRERSLVSPFPGTTRDAVDTPVKWYGKSFLLIDTAGIRRKSQIRLSLERYSVIRAIKSIERCHVALLVLDAVEGPTDQDSAIAQEILDAGKGCILLLNKWDLVEKNHRTHDEYVARVRHSLHQVEFAPVLTISALTGLRVGNIFSWVEKVCASCARRISTSVLNERFRQWVEDHPPAIQGGRRPKLYYVAQPRVQPPTFVAFSNHPEGITENYKRYLIHRIREEFDFTGAPLRLHVRARQRKGSH, from the coding sequence ATGAACCCAGTGGTGGCCATAGTGGGCAGACCCAATACCGGTAAATCCACCCTGTTCAACAGGATTTCAGGTGAACGCAAAGCCCTTGTGGATGACATGCCCGGGGTTACCAGAGATCGCCTGTACAGCCGGGTGAGCTGGAACGGAAAGTCCTTCATTCTTGTGGACACCGGAGGTCTGGAGCCTGGAGGTCAGGAACCACTTCTGGCTCAGATGAGAGCCCAGACCCAGATCGCCATAGAAGAGGCCGACGTTGTGGTCTTGCTTCTGGATGGGGCCAGCGGGCTTACGCCTTCTGATAGGGAAACAGCAGAGCTGCTTCGCCGCACATCCAAGCCGGTTTTCTTTGTGGTTAACAAGGTGGACGGCCAGAAACAGGAGGCCTCGGTTCTGGAATTCTTTGAGCTGGGAGCCCAGAGGCTTTACACCATCTCGGCACTCCACGGCAGAGGTGTGGCCGAGTTCCTGGACGAGCTGACCTGTAGTTTCCCTTCTGAGCAAGAGACGCCTTCCCAGGAGGGCCAACCAACAAGGGTAGCGGTGGTGGGAAGACCCAATGTGGGTAAGTCCTCGCTGGTAAACAGGCTTTGCAATAGAGAGAGATCCCTGGTAAGCCCTTTTCCGGGAACCACTAGGGATGCTGTGGATACCCCTGTCAAGTGGTACGGGAAATCTTTTCTTCTCATAGATACTGCTGGAATTCGACGCAAATCCCAAATCAGGCTTTCCTTGGAGCGTTACAGCGTCATTAGAGCCATCAAGAGCATAGAGAGGTGCCACGTGGCCCTTCTGGTCCTGGATGCCGTGGAAGGTCCCACAGATCAGGACTCGGCCATAGCTCAGGAGATCCTGGATGCAGGAAAGGGCTGCATCTTGCTTCTCAACAAATGGGATCTAGTGGAAAAGAATCACCGCACCCACGACGAATATGTGGCCAGGGTGCGCCATAGCCTGCACCAGGTGGAGTTTGCTCCGGTGCTCACCATCTCGGCCCTAACAGGACTAAGAGTGGGAAACATTTTCTCCTGGGTGGAAAAGGTTTGTGCTAGCTGCGCCCGCAGGATATCCACCTCAGTGCTCAATGAACGCTTCAGACAATGGGTAGAGGATCATCCCCCTGCCATTCAAGGAGGCCGAAGACCAAAGCTGTATTATGTGGCTCAACCCAGAGTGCAGCCCCCCACCTTTGTGGCTTTCAGCAATCACCCAGAAGGTATCACTGAAAACTACAAGCGTTATCTGATCCACCGCATCAGGGAGGAGTTCGATTTCACTGGAGCACCCCTGAGGCTCCATGTGAGGGCCAGGCAGCGAAAGGGATCGCATTGA
- the era gene encoding GTPase Era — translation MTEVTFRSGYIGIFGRPNVGKSTLLNRLVEHKVAAISPRPQTTRKRILGIKTSSEAQMIFVDTPGIHEPRGTFQQYMVREALKALKEVDLTLLLVEPVASEELNHSWIMRLLKECSTPVILVINKIDLVPKPSLLPLMKNLESSYPFEAIVPISALTGDGVDLLEKELVRRLPPGPQYFPQDQITDLPERFLASEVVREKVFHMCGEEIPYSVAVVVEEFQEREPPRPIYIRCVLYVEKESQKPILIGAGGRMLKKIGSAARKELESLLDRGVYLELWVKVEKNWSKDQKSLKKMGYY, via the coding sequence ATGACAGAAGTAACTTTCAGATCAGGTTACATAGGCATCTTCGGTAGGCCCAATGTGGGCAAGTCCACCTTGCTCAACCGTTTGGTGGAGCACAAAGTGGCCGCCATTTCCCCACGTCCTCAGACCACTCGCAAGAGGATCTTGGGCATAAAGACCAGTTCTGAGGCTCAAATGATTTTTGTGGACACCCCTGGCATCCACGAGCCCAGGGGAACCTTTCAACAATACATGGTGAGGGAAGCCTTGAAAGCCCTCAAGGAGGTGGATCTGACGCTTCTGCTGGTGGAGCCAGTGGCCTCCGAGGAGTTGAATCACTCTTGGATCATGAGACTTCTCAAAGAATGCTCCACTCCGGTAATCCTGGTCATAAACAAGATAGACTTGGTTCCTAAGCCCTCTCTTCTCCCATTGATGAAGAACCTTGAATCTTCATACCCCTTCGAAGCCATAGTGCCCATCAGCGCCTTGACAGGAGACGGGGTGGATCTCCTGGAGAAGGAGCTAGTAAGACGTCTTCCCCCAGGTCCCCAATACTTCCCGCAGGATCAGATTACGGACTTGCCCGAGCGCTTCTTGGCTTCGGAGGTGGTCAGGGAAAAGGTGTTTCATATGTGCGGAGAGGAGATACCTTATTCAGTGGCAGTGGTTGTGGAGGAATTCCAGGAAAGGGAACCTCCAAGACCCATATACATAAGGTGCGTTCTTTATGTAGAAAAGGAATCCCAAAAGCCCATCCTAATAGGCGCTGGGGGCCGTATGCTAAAGAAAATAGGCTCAGCTGCCAGAAAAGAGCTGGAGAGCTTGCTGGATAGGGGGGTTTACCTGGAGCTGTGGGTCAAGGTGGAAAAGAACTGGTCCAAGGACCAGAAGAGCCTTAAGAAAATGGGCTACTACTAG